The uncultured Desulfobulbus sp. genome window below encodes:
- a CDS encoding CoA-transferase, with protein MTASTDYTAQEIIVVAGSKILEDNKIVFVGTGLPMVAALLANRTHAPGLIPVFEAGAVGPPLRHGLPVSVGDSRTFTGASYVKGLNAAFELTQRGFADFGFIGGAEVDMYGNLNSTMMGDFPDGYQTPKVRLPGSGGASDMAASCERTILIVPHDRKKFNQQVSYMTSPGHLDGSPGARQKAGMQGKGPYRVITTKGILDFEEGSNRMRLIHTYPGETVESIQEATGFELLIHPNISEFEPPTVEEIRLIREEIDPNGVFVKRVAK; from the coding sequence ATGACAGCTTCAACGGATTATACCGCCCAAGAGATCATCGTTGTGGCGGGCTCGAAAATACTGGAAGACAATAAAATTGTTTTTGTTGGCACCGGTTTGCCCATGGTTGCAGCCCTGCTTGCAAACCGAACCCACGCTCCGGGGCTCATCCCGGTTTTTGAGGCCGGCGCTGTTGGCCCTCCCTTGCGCCATGGCCTGCCTGTTTCCGTAGGTGACTCCCGTACCTTTACCGGGGCCTCCTATGTAAAAGGCTTAAACGCCGCTTTTGAGCTGACCCAGCGCGGATTTGCCGATTTTGGTTTCATCGGTGGCGCCGAGGTTGATATGTACGGTAACCTCAACTCCACCATGATGGGTGACTTTCCCGATGGCTACCAGACCCCGAAAGTTCGTCTGCCGGGTTCTGGTGGTGCCTCAGATATGGCGGCTTCCTGCGAGCGCACTATTCTGATCGTTCCCCATGATAGAAAAAAATTCAATCAGCAAGTTTCCTACATGACCAGTCCAGGTCACCTTGATGGTAGCCCAGGAGCTCGCCAAAAAGCCGGCATGCAGGGTAAAGGCCCATACCGCGTCATCACCACCAAGGGTATCCTTGACTTCGAAGAAGGCAGCAACAGAATGCGCCTGATCCATACCTATCCGGGCGAGACGGTCGAGTCAATCCAGGAAGCAACAGGCTTCGAGTTGCTGATCCATCCTAACATCAGTGAATTCGAGCCCCCCACTGTTGAGGAGATTCGACTCATTCGTGAAGAGATCGACCCCAACGGTGTTTTCGTCAAACGGGTAGCCAAATAA
- a CDS encoding CoA-transferase — MFWTGLSPDEAREALVNKDKSMRDKRMTLKEAVSKFINDGDNVGIGGFVDVRQPIATCHEMIRQGFKDLTLSFQSAGMAPEYLGAAMILNPERCNIKRIELAYWAHEGFGLAPGWRYLAERGLIEIEDWSNYNMSARFKAGSMGLPFLPTRSPLGGDIKNTSRTKIIDCPFTGRKIGVIPASNPNVSLIHVQAADKFGNCIIRGTDCTCAEIAMASAHTIVTCEQLVSHELLCTNPKDVMIPFAAVDAVIEVPYGAYPGACRRHYWFDGDHIRNFLGLIAPVCKAGVKEGLQAYFDEYIYGVENFEEFLQKVGVKDLLAVKAAEMQNCERLA, encoded by the coding sequence ATGTTCTGGACTGGTTTATCACCCGACGAAGCGCGGGAAGCACTTGTCAATAAGGACAAGTCCATGCGCGACAAACGCATGACCCTCAAAGAAGCTGTCTCCAAATTCATCAACGATGGCGATAATGTTGGTATCGGTGGATTTGTCGACGTACGCCAGCCCATTGCCACCTGCCACGAGATGATTCGGCAGGGCTTTAAAGACCTCACCCTTTCTTTTCAATCCGCAGGTATGGCACCCGAATATCTCGGCGCGGCCATGATCCTCAATCCTGAAAGATGCAACATCAAACGCATTGAGCTTGCCTACTGGGCTCATGAGGGTTTTGGCCTGGCTCCTGGCTGGCGCTATCTTGCCGAGCGAGGCCTCATAGAGATCGAGGATTGGTCAAACTACAACATGTCAGCCCGATTTAAAGCTGGCTCCATGGGCCTGCCCTTTCTTCCCACCCGTAGCCCTCTGGGCGGCGATATTAAAAATACCAGCCGGACAAAAATTATAGATTGCCCCTTCACCGGTCGTAAAATCGGTGTCATTCCGGCTTCTAACCCCAATGTATCCTTAATCCATGTGCAGGCTGCTGATAAGTTCGGTAACTGCATAATTCGTGGTACGGATTGTACCTGTGCGGAAATCGCCATGGCTTCCGCCCACACCATCGTCACCTGCGAGCAGCTTGTTTCCCACGAGCTTCTGTGCACCAACCCCAAAGACGTCATGATCCCGTTTGCAGCCGTTGACGCGGTTATCGAGGTCCCGTACGGTGCCTATCCTGGCGCCTGTCGCCGCCATTACTGGTTCGACGGCGATCACATCCGCAACTTCTTAGGTCTTATCGCTCCCGTCTGCAAAGCTGGAGTTAAGGAAGGCCTGCAAGCATACTTTGACGAGTATATCTACGGTGTTGAGAACTTCGAAGAATTCCTGCAGAAAGTCGGTGTAAAAGACTTGCTGGCAGTGAAAGCTGCAGAGATGCAAAACTGCGAGCGCCTGGCCTAA
- a CDS encoding cob(I)yrinic acid a,c-diamide adenosyltransferase: MKVYTGGGDKGKTSLFSGERVPKHHIRIEAYGDLDELNSVLGAIVAHLPKNEESLAEDLENIQANLFLAGAWLATTPDSSATSYLTTLPENVAKDLEQRIDALSEVLPLLKEFILPGGAPVAAWAHLARTVCRRCERRLTELMETSKQADVSELAVIQVYLNRLSDYLFVVARYLNQVLGTPDKTWKKN, encoded by the coding sequence ATGAAGGTTTATACTGGTGGCGGAGATAAAGGCAAAACAAGCCTCTTTTCCGGGGAACGTGTTCCCAAACATCATATTCGGATCGAGGCCTATGGCGACCTCGATGAACTGAACTCTGTACTAGGGGCAATTGTCGCTCATTTGCCGAAAAATGAAGAGAGCCTCGCTGAAGATTTGGAAAATATTCAGGCTAACCTCTTCTTGGCTGGTGCTTGGCTGGCAACGACACCGGATTCTTCTGCAACTAGTTACCTGACAACCCTGCCTGAAAATGTTGCCAAAGACCTTGAGCAGCGTATTGATGCTTTATCTGAAGTTCTTCCTCTGTTAAAAGAGTTTATTCTTCCTGGCGGTGCGCCAGTTGCTGCATGGGCGCATCTTGCCCGAACCGTTTGCCGTCGTTGCGAACGACGCCTCACCGAGTTAATGGAGACCTCCAAGCAAGCGGATGTATCCGAATTGGCGGTCATTCAAGTCTACCTCAACCGTTTGTCCGATTATTTGTTTGTAGTGGCTCGGTACCTGAACCAGGTGCTAGGTACCCCTGATAAAACTTGGAAGAAAAATTAA
- a CDS encoding FAD-binding oxidoreductase, whose protein sequence is MTMVVAEHSVTILGRKWLNDEIFELVCTRPKGFDFVAGQHVTVHYQEDEREYSILSPPSADSLHFLIKRIEHGRLSSILATLEMGEELSISKAKGYLIYRPTDRPIYFVGTGVGIAPFVSMARSGTKKFTLLHGAREVSGLFFRQDLMLAATRYIPCISGKINPETNVIDLHPGYVTDYIDRYVKPGAYDFYLCGSRAMIHDVTHLLDQHFPETRIYSEAFN, encoded by the coding sequence ATGACTATGGTTGTAGCAGAACATTCGGTTACCATTTTGGGGCGAAAATGGCTGAATGATGAAATCTTTGAGTTAGTGTGCACCCGACCCAAAGGTTTTGACTTCGTTGCAGGTCAGCACGTGACCGTGCATTATCAGGAGGATGAACGAGAATATTCTATTCTCTCGCCTCCATCAGCTGATTCGCTGCACTTTTTGATCAAACGTATTGAGCATGGGCGACTTAGTTCCATCCTAGCCACCCTCGAGATGGGCGAAGAACTCTCTATAAGTAAAGCAAAAGGGTATCTGATTTATCGGCCCACGGACCGACCGATTTACTTTGTGGGAACTGGCGTAGGAATTGCTCCCTTTGTCTCTATGGCTAGGTCAGGGACAAAAAAATTCACCTTGCTTCATGGGGCACGAGAGGTTTCAGGGTTGTTTTTTCGTCAGGATCTCATGTTGGCAGCGACCCGTTATATTCCCTGTATCTCAGGGAAAATCAATCCTGAAACCAATGTTATCGATCTGCATCCTGGCTACGTAACTGATTACATCGACCGGTATGTGAAGCCAGGTGCCTATGATTTTTACCTCTGTGGCTCCAGGGCTATGATTCATGATGTGACCCATCTGTTGGATCAGCATTTTCCCGAAACTAGGATATATAGCGAAGCCTTTAATTAG
- a CDS encoding NAD(P)-dependent oxidoreductase — MQIREQLAIPRQYPHELDAEQRLDNFDEVSKGFDEQTALIEANRCLQCRKPPCVMGCPIGNDIPRFIALMREKKFEEAYWTIRETSSMPSICSRVCPHEFQCEGACIRAKKDAPVAIGLLERFLADWMIINGKNLSPRCAPKNGLKVAIIGSGPAGITVAHALSHRGYNCTIFESLPVFGGMLSVGIPNYRLPRNIIGAELYALQQCGVNVKTGITVGQDLTLSELREQGYSSVFLGIGAYESKRLGLEGENSTNGVMSGVDYLVQVLTGREIALGDRVLVVGGGNVAIDVARVALRSGWKNVSILYRRTRDEMPASKVEVHHVEEEGVNLQFLTAPTRIIAKDGQLTGVECIRMELGEVDISGRCVPKPQPGSEFIVEADALIGAVGQTVIPVHDASVSVEITPRGTYVVDPVTLQTSVDWIFAGGDTVLGPQTVAKAVCQGLDAAESMHRYMQGLI; from the coding sequence ATGCAGATTAGGGAACAACTGGCTATTCCCCGGCAATATCCCCACGAACTGGATGCCGAGCAACGTCTCGATAATTTTGATGAAGTATCCAAGGGTTTTGACGAGCAGACAGCGCTTATTGAGGCAAATCGCTGCTTGCAATGCAGAAAACCGCCCTGCGTCATGGGATGCCCCATTGGCAATGATATCCCGCGTTTCATTGCCCTTATGCGTGAAAAAAAATTTGAAGAGGCCTACTGGACTATTCGTGAGACCAGCTCCATGCCCTCAATCTGCTCTCGCGTCTGCCCTCATGAATTCCAATGTGAGGGAGCCTGTATTCGTGCAAAAAAGGATGCGCCGGTGGCAATAGGACTGCTTGAACGCTTCCTTGCCGACTGGATGATTATAAACGGTAAAAATCTCTCTCCTCGTTGTGCCCCCAAAAATGGCCTAAAAGTTGCCATAATCGGCTCTGGTCCAGCTGGGATAACCGTTGCCCACGCGCTTTCACATCGTGGATACAACTGCACTATTTTCGAATCGCTCCCTGTATTTGGAGGCATGCTCAGCGTCGGTATCCCCAACTATCGTCTGCCCCGCAACATCATTGGAGCAGAACTCTATGCCCTGCAACAATGTGGAGTTAATGTCAAAACCGGCATCACTGTCGGGCAGGACCTCACCTTGTCTGAGCTGCGTGAGCAGGGCTATAGCTCCGTTTTTCTCGGCATAGGTGCCTATGAATCAAAACGATTGGGATTAGAAGGCGAAAACTCTACCAATGGCGTGATGTCAGGTGTCGATTACTTGGTCCAGGTTTTGACGGGACGTGAAATTGCTCTTGGTGATCGAGTATTGGTTGTTGGAGGGGGGAACGTAGCTATTGATGTCGCCAGGGTGGCGCTTCGTTCTGGATGGAAAAATGTTTCTATTCTTTACCGTCGCACCCGTGATGAAATGCCAGCATCCAAGGTGGAAGTTCATCATGTGGAGGAAGAAGGGGTTAATCTGCAATTCCTCACTGCTCCGACACGCATCATCGCCAAAGACGGTCAGCTTACCGGTGTTGAATGCATTCGGATGGAGCTGGGCGAGGTTGATATTTCCGGGCGTTGCGTCCCCAAACCTCAACCTGGTTCAGAATTCATTGTAGAGGCAGATGCGCTCATAGGTGCAGTGGGACAGACGGTTATACCGGTCCACGACGCAAGCGTATCCGTGGAAATAACCCCGCGTGGTACCTATGTGGTTGATCCTGTTACCCTGCAAACCAGTGTCGACTGGATTTTTGCAGGGGGCGATACCGTACTTGGTCCACAAACCGTTGCCAAAGCTGTCTGTCAAGGGTTGGATGCTGCTGAATCTATGCACAGATACATGCAGGGTCTGATCTGA
- a CDS encoding NAD(P)/FAD-dependent oxidoreductase, which produces MEHTDVLIVGAGPGGLACATMLAQQGKKVIVLERKSTIGPKVCAGGITWHGLIKLVPEHLIQGAFPAQIIRSDHQRIRLEEKNPIVATVSRAELGQWMARQAHEAGVRIMCQTQLKQAEQGSALLISKNQEQSIRYRYLVGADGSNSRVRRILGLPVERIGLGLNVMVPRVYPEMEWHLCPRLFGSGYGWIFPHADQTSIGAYADARLYSGAQLKNRLLSWCENNRIQVDEKRIQAGWVNYDYRGVRHGTTFLVGDAAGLASGLTGEGIYPALVSGQAVAKMILDPEYPAQELRQLARNHRRHSAMVGFATRYVGLGSVLMEILLIMLRFRLLDFHTLEMSDN; this is translated from the coding sequence ATGGAGCACACTGATGTACTGATTGTAGGAGCTGGTCCAGGTGGCCTGGCTTGCGCTACGATGCTTGCTCAACAGGGAAAAAAGGTGATTGTGCTGGAGCGCAAATCCACTATCGGCCCCAAGGTTTGTGCAGGCGGCATTACCTGGCATGGTTTGATTAAATTGGTGCCCGAGCATTTGATTCAAGGGGCCTTCCCGGCACAGATTATTCGTTCCGATCACCAACGAATTCGCCTTGAAGAGAAAAATCCAATCGTCGCCACCGTATCGAGAGCGGAACTCGGACAATGGATGGCCAGGCAGGCTCATGAGGCAGGTGTTCGCATCATGTGTCAAACACAGCTCAAACAGGCAGAGCAGGGGAGCGCTTTGCTGATATCCAAAAATCAAGAGCAGTCCATAAGGTATCGATATTTAGTCGGTGCGGATGGATCAAATAGTCGAGTGCGACGTATTCTCGGCCTTCCCGTTGAGCGCATTGGTTTGGGGCTCAACGTCATGGTCCCCCGTGTATATCCTGAAATGGAGTGGCATCTTTGTCCCAGATTGTTTGGCTCTGGTTATGGTTGGATTTTTCCCCATGCAGACCAAACATCGATTGGTGCCTATGCCGATGCGCGTCTGTATTCTGGGGCTCAGTTAAAAAATCGTCTTTTGAGTTGGTGTGAAAATAATCGAATACAGGTCGATGAAAAGCGTATTCAAGCTGGCTGGGTGAATTACGATTACCGTGGAGTGCGTCATGGCACTACCTTTCTGGTCGGTGATGCCGCTGGTCTGGCATCCGGTTTAACCGGTGAAGGGATTTATCCAGCGCTGGTTTCTGGTCAGGCTGTAGCCAAAATGATTCTGGATCCTGAGTATCCAGCTCAGGAGTTGAGGCAGTTAGCGCGAAATCACCGCAGGCATAGTGCGATGGTTGGCTTTGCGACGCGTTATGTTGGTCTTGGTAGCGTGCTGATGGAAATCTTGTTGATCATGCTTCGTTTTCGCCTTTTGGATTTTCATACCTTGGAAATGTCCGATAACTAG
- the ppsR gene encoding pyruvate, phosphate dikinase/phosphoenolpyruvate synthase regulator, with product MVKNTQDVYYVSGSTAILAEDMGKALIAQFNDIRFREEKIPFIHTPEDAKKALEHILSQADGKPPLVFCTIMDQETRDVFDCPQVRFFDIFLNTLELLEKALEKPALREPGYSRHFTLSRMNKRVDAIHFSLEHDDGTRQAEYDEAEIILIGVSRSGKTPVSIYLATHMELKAANFPLTDDHLSQHELPSEIARNRKRAIGLTCSPQYLHTIREKRYAGSTYASLTTCSRELQQAKQLYMRHNLKVINVEGRSIEEISVQAIQALGLNKKNPPRPRVRGRLLNPGKG from the coding sequence GTGGTCAAAAATACACAGGATGTCTACTACGTATCTGGCTCTACAGCAATTCTCGCAGAGGATATGGGCAAGGCCCTGATAGCTCAATTTAATGATATCCGTTTTCGTGAGGAAAAAATCCCCTTTATTCATACACCTGAAGATGCGAAGAAAGCTCTGGAGCATATCCTGAGTCAAGCCGATGGAAAACCACCCTTAGTGTTTTGTACCATCATGGATCAGGAAACCAGAGATGTATTCGATTGTCCCCAGGTTCGTTTTTTCGACATTTTTCTCAATACCTTGGAGTTGCTCGAAAAAGCCCTGGAAAAACCTGCCCTGCGTGAACCTGGATACTCCCGTCATTTTACCCTGTCACGGATGAATAAACGGGTTGATGCCATTCATTTTTCGCTGGAACATGATGATGGAACGCGGCAGGCTGAGTATGACGAGGCAGAAATAATCCTCATCGGTGTATCCCGCTCAGGGAAGACGCCGGTGAGTATCTATCTTGCCACACATATGGAGCTCAAGGCCGCAAACTTTCCGCTCACCGATGATCATCTCTCGCAACACGAGCTGCCCAGTGAAATTGCACGAAATCGAAAACGAGCCATCGGTCTGACCTGTTCGCCTCAGTATCTCCATACCATTCGTGAAAAGAGATATGCAGGTTCGACCTATGCAAGTCTTACAACCTGTTCGCGGGAGTTGCAGCAGGCAAAACAGCTCTACATGCGGCATAACCTCAAGGTTATCAATGTTGAAGGGCGATCGATTGAGGAGATCTCTGTACAGGCCATCCAGGCATTGGGATTGAATAAAAAGAATCCCCCTCGTCCCCGGGTTCGTGGTCGCCTGCTTAATCCTGGCAAAGGCTGA
- a CDS encoding IS66 family transposase, which translates to MGTVNKIRVREEVDLLKQEFEQLCSDGKVSSEIRVLFNSLLVVVELILSIFLEKTTRKGNKNSSIPSSQTEKDETATKHCTATGRGKQVNGRVGNTRVKESVTTAQVEVCDICGMVLDSVACQGHERRTKIDIVFEKVVEHIDAEIKQCPNCEATVKGRFPEDMPGKLQYGNGLKAFAIHLVISQMVALNRVQKQIAAMIGSVISEASLLKFVLRLYQSLEAWESRAIDRLLQAPSLHVDETSFRVEGKNHWIHVYSSGETTLKVLHRKRGKEAIEGLNIIPRYGGVIIHDCWASYLSYDHCGHGLCGSHLLRELTFVVDSNQYRWARNLKAVLQQTCRTVAQRPEKCLTEREYANLQKRYRNILTRGSKELPKIPPKPQGKRGRIAKSDAHNLWERLQKHEAAVLLFAKEPHVPFTNNRAERDLRMAKVKQKISGCFRRKQYAQAYCRISSYLQTMASQGINPLVAIQLALAGTLPDAEE; encoded by the coding sequence ATGGGAACAGTAAATAAAATAAGGGTTCGCGAAGAAGTCGATCTCCTCAAACAGGAATTTGAACAGCTTTGTTCCGACGGTAAAGTCTCCTCTGAGATACGGGTCCTGTTCAACAGTCTGTTGGTTGTCGTCGAGTTGATACTCTCTATCTTTCTTGAGAAGACAACGCGCAAGGGAAACAAAAACTCGAGCATTCCTTCTTCGCAAACCGAGAAAGACGAAACTGCGACCAAGCACTGCACCGCTACCGGCAGGGGGAAACAAGTCAATGGGCGGGTTGGTAATACACGCGTCAAAGAATCGGTCACCACTGCTCAGGTCGAGGTGTGTGATATCTGCGGAATGGTGCTGGATAGCGTTGCATGCCAGGGGCATGAACGTCGGACAAAAATCGACATCGTTTTTGAAAAAGTTGTCGAGCACATTGACGCAGAAATAAAGCAATGCCCCAATTGTGAAGCAACAGTCAAGGGGCGTTTTCCTGAGGATATGCCGGGCAAGCTGCAGTACGGCAATGGGCTTAAAGCGTTTGCCATTCATTTGGTTATCAGCCAGATGGTCGCTTTAAACCGGGTTCAAAAACAGATAGCAGCCATGATCGGTAGCGTAATCTCCGAGGCCAGCCTGCTCAAATTTGTTTTGCGCTTGTACCAATCACTCGAAGCATGGGAATCCAGAGCTATTGATAGGCTGCTGCAGGCTCCATCCCTGCATGTGGATGAAACCTCGTTTCGGGTTGAAGGGAAGAATCACTGGATTCACGTCTATTCTTCCGGCGAAACAACCCTGAAAGTACTGCATCGAAAGCGGGGCAAGGAGGCAATCGAAGGATTGAATATCATCCCTCGGTATGGCGGGGTGATCATCCATGATTGCTGGGCATCATATTTATCCTACGACCATTGCGGTCACGGACTTTGCGGCTCGCACCTTTTACGAGAGTTGACGTTTGTCGTTGACTCTAACCAATACCGGTGGGCCCGCAATCTAAAAGCGGTGCTCCAGCAAACGTGTCGTACGGTGGCTCAACGTCCGGAAAAATGTCTTACCGAACGGGAGTATGCCAACCTGCAGAAGCGCTACCGTAATATCCTTACGCGTGGCAGCAAGGAGTTGCCCAAGATCCCTCCGAAACCACAAGGGAAGCGCGGCAGGATAGCCAAATCCGATGCGCACAATCTTTGGGAGCGATTACAAAAGCATGAGGCGGCAGTCTTGCTTTTTGCCAAAGAACCACATGTACCGTTCACCAACAACAGAGCGGAAAGGGATCTTCGCATGGCTAAGGTAAAACAGAAAATATCCGGTTGTTTTCGACGTAAACAATATGCCCAGGCTTACTGTAGGATTTCAAGCTACCTGCAGACCATGGCAAGCCAGGGGATCAATCCTCTTGTCGCTATCCAGTTGGCACTGGCAGGAACTCTGCCTGATGCCGAAGAATAG
- the hydG gene encoding [FeFe] hydrogenase H-cluster radical SAM maturase HydG: MERSQRKTFIDHESLATILEQAEHTPDSLIDAILDKAGRFSGLSILEVASLLKMDARHLPRLYEVARQIKEEIYGNRIVMFAPLYVSDFCVNRCAYCAYNDCHSFKRRKLTQQQVRDEVTEIISMGHKRLALEAGEDDQNCPIDYILQCLRTIYTTQKDLSGEIRRVNVNIAATTEDNYRQLKEVGIGTYILFQETYHQPSYEKYHLNGPKKDYWYHTNAFDRAMSAGIDDVGAGVLFGLYDPDFEALAMMVHNEHLEKHYGVGFHTISVPRIRPAEGTDLSAVYPNIPDDEQFKKIVAVLRLAVPYTGIIISTRESAAMRKDLLDCGVTQMSACSAVGVGGYMAEKRRRETGEIDESLTAQFAKNDERSADELIAWLIEEGLIPSWCTACYRAGRTGDRFMALAKSGQIKNVCHPNALMTLSEYLEDYASPKVKEMGYALIEKELAKVVDPKHREQARENVEKIRSGKTRDLFF; this comes from the coding sequence ATGGAAAGATCGCAGCGAAAAACTTTTATCGATCATGAGAGTTTAGCAACCATTCTCGAGCAGGCAGAGCACACACCTGATAGCCTTATCGATGCAATTTTAGATAAGGCTGGTCGTTTCAGTGGGCTCAGTATCCTTGAAGTTGCCAGCCTACTGAAAATGGATGCGCGTCACCTGCCGCGACTTTATGAGGTTGCCCGCCAGATCAAAGAAGAAATCTATGGCAACCGCATAGTTATGTTCGCTCCGTTATATGTCAGTGATTTTTGTGTGAATCGTTGCGCCTATTGTGCCTATAATGATTGTCATTCCTTCAAGCGCCGTAAGCTGACACAACAACAGGTTCGGGATGAGGTTACAGAAATTATAAGCATGGGGCATAAGCGGCTTGCGCTTGAAGCAGGCGAGGATGATCAGAACTGCCCCATTGATTATATCCTTCAATGCCTACGCACCATTTACACTACCCAGAAGGACCTCTCCGGTGAAATTCGCCGAGTGAATGTCAATATAGCCGCAACCACTGAGGACAACTACCGTCAACTTAAAGAGGTCGGGATAGGTACCTACATCCTCTTCCAGGAGACATACCACCAACCCAGCTACGAAAAATATCATCTTAATGGCCCTAAAAAGGATTATTGGTACCACACAAACGCCTTTGATCGTGCCATGAGTGCCGGGATTGATGATGTGGGAGCTGGTGTACTTTTTGGGCTTTATGACCCCGATTTTGAAGCGTTGGCTATGATGGTGCATAACGAGCATCTGGAAAAACATTACGGTGTTGGTTTTCATACCATTTCCGTGCCCCGTATTCGCCCAGCCGAGGGGACTGATCTCTCTGCAGTCTATCCCAATATCCCTGATGATGAACAATTCAAAAAAATTGTCGCGGTATTGCGCCTGGCCGTACCCTATACCGGGATTATTATCTCCACCCGGGAGAGTGCTGCCATGCGCAAGGATCTGCTGGACTGCGGGGTCACCCAGATGAGCGCCTGCAGTGCAGTTGGGGTAGGGGGCTATATGGCGGAAAAACGGCGTCGGGAAACCGGAGAGATTGACGAAAGTCTCACCGCTCAGTTTGCCAAAAATGATGAACGCTCGGCTGACGAGTTGATTGCGTGGCTGATTGAAGAGGGGCTGATTCCTTCCTGGTGTACAGCCTGTTATCGTGCCGGAAGGACCGGGGATCGTTTTATGGCACTTGCCAAAAGTGGCCAGATCAAAAATGTCTGCCATCCCAATGCGTTGATGACACTTTCTGAGTACCTGGAAGACTATGCCTCCCCCAAAGTGAAAGAAATGGGCTATGCCCTGATCGAGAAAGAGCTTGCCAAGGTGGTCGATCCCAAACACCGTGAGCAGGCCCGGGAGAATGTCGAGAAGATACGTTCGGGGAAAACGCGGGATCTGTTTTTTTAA
- a CDS encoding AEC family transporter: MLNFILILFFVGLGSLFRRVQAFPESTAQVLNMFALYLALPAVILLKVPQVSFSIEMVIPIIVSWVMLLLSAFLVYTVGRRLAWSRETIGVLLLVVPMGNTSFMGVPMVNAFFGEVGLPYLIVYDQLGTMVGFATYGSVILAIYGSERKVQIGRVVRQSLSFPPTLALLMGLVLRFWTYPAVVVEQLEILGSMLTPLVMTAIGFQLTIRLSRGVLAPLGFGLAVKMVITPLVALGGTHLLGLNSLATDISIFEAGMPPMVTSAAIAIAAGLLPELAAALVSLGLAIGFVTLPLLYWIMEWVG; encoded by the coding sequence ATGCTCAACTTTATTCTCATTCTATTTTTTGTCGGTCTTGGGAGTCTCTTCCGGCGGGTTCAGGCCTTTCCCGAATCAACCGCCCAGGTGCTCAACATGTTTGCCCTCTACCTGGCTCTTCCTGCGGTTATCTTGCTGAAGGTCCCCCAGGTGAGCTTCAGCATTGAGATGGTTATTCCCATTATTGTCTCCTGGGTGATGTTGTTGCTCTCAGCTTTTCTTGTGTATACGGTGGGCCGCAGGTTGGCTTGGTCGCGTGAGACCATAGGCGTACTTTTGCTCGTGGTTCCCATGGGCAACACCTCTTTTATGGGGGTGCCCATGGTCAATGCCTTTTTTGGTGAGGTGGGGTTACCGTATTTGATCGTCTATGACCAGCTGGGGACCATGGTTGGCTTTGCCACCTACGGTTCGGTGATCTTGGCAATCTATGGCAGCGAAAGAAAGGTGCAGATAGGCAGAGTGGTTCGCCAGTCTTTGAGTTTCCCTCCCACGCTTGCTCTCTTGATGGGGCTTGTTTTACGCTTTTGGACCTATCCGGCGGTGGTCGTCGAGCAATTAGAAATTTTGGGGAGTATGTTGACACCCCTGGTGATGACTGCCATTGGCTTTCAGCTGACCATTCGTTTAAGTCGTGGCGTGCTGGCTCCCCTGGGATTTGGCCTGGCTGTAAAAATGGTTATCACTCCTTTGGTCGCCCTTGGTGGAACACATCTTCTGGGGTTGAATTCCCTGGCAACGGATATTTCCATCTTCGAGGCTGGAATGCCCCCTATGGTGACTTCGGCCGCCATTGCCATTGCCGCTGGCCTGCTGCCGGAGTTGGCTGCGGCTCTTGTCAGCCTGGGACTGGCCATTGGTTTTGTCACACTGCCTCTGCTTTACTGGATTATGGAGTGGGTGGGGTAA